One part of the Petrotoga sp. 9PW.55.5.1 genome encodes these proteins:
- a CDS encoding oligopeptide/dipeptide ABC transporter ATP-binding protein, which yields MKGKKLPSLPGSPPDLREIPQGCRFADRCPLAIDKCKNDVVNLTKVGNRSIRCVRLDYILTQGKKVTPNA from the coding sequence ATAAAAGGCAAAAAACTTCCAAGTCTCCCTGGATCTCCTCCAGATTTGAGAGAGATACCTCAAGGTTGTAGATTTGCGGACAGATGTCCTTTAGCAATTGACAAATGCAAGAATGATGTAGTGAATTTAACAAAGGTTGGGAACAGATCAATTAGATGTGTGCGATTGGATTACATTTTGACACAAGGAAAGAAGGTGACTCCTAATGCCTAA